The following is a genomic window from Candidatus Methylomirabilota bacterium.
AGCTGGTCAACCGGGTGCTCAAGCCGGACGCCGGAACAGTCACCGTGCGCGGGACGGTGGCGTCTCTGGTCGAGTTGGGGGCGGGCTTTCATCCCGAGCTCACCGGCCGGGAGAACGTCGTCATCAACGGAACCATTCTCGGGCTGACCAAGAAGGAAATCCGGGCGCGGTTCGACGAGATCGTCGCGTTCGCCGAGCTCGCCGACTGCATCGACGAACCCGTCCGGACCTACTCGTCCGGCATGTACATGCGATTGGGGTTTTCCATCGCCGTGCACGTGGATCCCGACATCCTGCTCATAGACGAGATCCTGGCCGTCGGCGATCAGCCGTTCACGCAGAAGTGCATGAGCCGGATGAACCGTTTCAAGGAGGTGGGCAAGACCATCGTCTTCGTGA
Proteins encoded in this region:
- a CDS encoding ABC transporter ATP-binding protein, whose translation is MGERDTAIELREVSKRYWRHSHRPTASTLKSYLLRDLWSRRRLDADAIWALRGVSLDVDSGTTLGIIGRNGSGKSTLLKLVNRVLKPDAGTVTVRGTVASLVELGAGFHPELTGRENVVINGTILGLTKKEIRARFDEIVAFAELADCIDEPVRTYSSGMYMRLGFSIAVHVDPDILLIDEILAVGDQPFTQKCMSRMNRFKEVGKTIVFVSHDLDVVRSWCGDAVWLDRGVVRERGKPGDVVDAYLASLSQKP